The following are encoded together in the Maniola jurtina chromosome 27, ilManJurt1.1, whole genome shotgun sequence genome:
- the LOC123879217 gene encoding uncharacterized protein LOC123879217 encodes MDLREIIKWFIPCFHRLLYNFTRKFNVCLTFACLFLLFFACPSFAAKVNRDTDSSLVFSNNNLVSKLNHTKNVGLNKNESFNGDQSDVYLRNAGNFSLPLVEDTSVGRTFGRPFKKMLQAMIPLAFNLGAAATWAVIAALVGIKTLAVTLFIAKMLIVAGAAKLGALFASKGHHHQSYQGHGWTPQQKEIHLHIHNNGYQGHGTEHESIISPWSREGVQDVPVPNQPESKPVNVAYNPYVAGPQTISTPYGNYMRIEPGQQPQRTA; translated from the exons atggaTTTAAGAGAGATAATAAAGTGGTTCATACCATGTTTTCAtagattattatacaattttacGAGAAAATTCAACGTGTGTTTGACTTTTGCttgtttgtttttactttttttcgCTTGTCCTAGTTTTGCGGCAAAGGTGAACCGTGATACGGACTCAAGTTTAgtttttagtaataataatttagttagTAAATTGAATCATACCAAAAATGTAGGCTTAAATAAGAATGAAAGTTTTAATGGAGACCAAAGTGATGTTTATTTAAGGAATGCAGGAAATTTTAGTTTACCGTTAGTGGAAGACACTTCTGTAG GTCGCACCTTCGGACGGCCCTTCAAGAAGATGCTGCAAGCCATGATACCCCTCGCCTTCAACCTGGGAGCCGCCGCCACGTGGGCGGTCATCGCGGCTCTCGTAGGCATCAAGACACTGGCTGTCACGCTGTTCATCGCCAAGATGCTGATAGTGGCGGGCGCTGCCAAG CTTGGTGCACTATTTGCTTCGAAGGGACACCACCATCAGAGTTATCAAGGCCACGGGTGGACTCCGCAGCAGAAAGAAATCCACTTGCACATTCACAATAACGGCTATCAGGGTCACGGAACGGAACACGAATCAATTATTT CTCCGTGGAGTAGAGAAGGTGTTCAAGATGTTCCAGTTCCGAATCAACCGGAATCTAAGCCCGTGAACGTAGCATACAACCCGTACGTTGCCGGTCCGCAAACCATTAGCACACCGTATGGAAACTACATGAGAATCGAACCTGGACAGCAACCACAACGAACAGCTTAG